In Oenanthe melanoleuca isolate GR-GAL-2019-014 chromosome 8, OMel1.0, whole genome shotgun sequence, a single genomic region encodes these proteins:
- the PARS2 gene encoding probable proline--tRNA ligase, mitochondrial has product MEALLRRCRVPALAARQCGTRARHGGSPGRARRLLLSELFQPLALPVGGQAGPEGRPGEPTCRSQRLMLQAGLIHPTSPGCYCYLPPTVRAMEKLIRVMDQEMQAVGGQKLNLPSLCSAELWRASGRWDQMGPELFRLVDRHNHGYCLGPTHEEVVTALVASQSGLSYKQLPLRLYQVTRKFRDEPKPRFGLLRSREFYMKDMYTFDSSEEAARRTYEQVCAAYCRLLTRLGLRFVKVRAATGSIGGTTSHEFQLPADVGEDRLLLCPQGHFAANVETLNGEQTSCPACGEKLTETKGIEVGHTFYLGTKYSSVANAVFSSAENKPQLAEMGCYGLGVTRILAAAIEVLSTEDSIRWPSLIAPYQLCFIPPKRGSREEQGAVLLEQVYDELAEALPHLAGDSVLDDRTQLTIGKRLKDAKRLGYPYVVVAGKRVCEDPPVFEVWNQNASEVLFLTKEGIIELLSKVQVP; this is encoded by the coding sequence ATGGAGGCCCTGCTGAGGAGGTGCCGTGTCCCGGCGCTGGCCGCCCGTCAGTGCGGGACCAGGGCCCGGCACGGCGGCTCCCCGGGCAGGGCCAGGCGCCTGCTGCTCTCGGAGCTCTTCCAGCCGCTGGCGCTGCCCGTGGGCGGCCAGGCAGGGCCCGAGGGCCGGCCCGGGGAGCCCACCTGCCGCAGCCAGCGGCTGATGCTGCAAGCGGGGCTCATCCATCCCACCAGCCCCGGCTGCTACTGCTACCTGCCGCCCACCGTGCGCGCCATGGAGAAGCTGATCAGGGTGATGGACCAGGAGATGCAGGCCGTGGGCGGGCAGAAGCTGaacctgcccagcctgtgctcgGCCGAGCTGTGGCGCGCCAGCGGCCGCTGGGACCAGATGGGGCCGGAGCTTTTCCGCCTGGTGGATCGGCACAACCACGGCTACTGCCTGGGCCCCACGCACGAGGAGGTGGTGACGGCGCTGGTGGCCTCGCAGAGCGGCCTGTCCTACAAGCAGCTCCCGCTGCGCCTCTACCAGGTCACCAGGAAATTCCGGGACGAGCCCAAGCCGCGCTTCGGTTTGCTGCGCAGCCGGGAGTTCTACATGAAGGACATGTACACCTTTGACAGCTCCGAGGAGGCGGCCCGGCGCACCTACGAGCAGGTGTGCGCCGCCTACTGCCGCCTCCTCACCCGCCTGGGGCTGCGCTTCGTCAAGGTGCGGGCGGCCACGGGCAGCATCGGCGGCACCACGTCCCACGAGTTCCAGCTCCCGGCGGACGTCGGCGAGGAccggctgctgctctgccctcagggACATTTCGCAGCCAACGTGGAGACGCTGAACGGAGAGCAAACCTCGTGCCCCGCGTGCGGGGAGAAGCTCACCGAGACCAAAGGGATCGAGGTGGGGCACACCTTTTACCTGGGCACCAAGTACTCCTCGGTCGCCAACGCCGTCTTCTCCTCCGCCGAGAACAAGCCGCAGCTGGCAGAAATGGGCTGCTACGGCCTGGGCGTCACTCGCATCCTGGCGGCCGCCATCGAGGTGCTCTCCACCGAGGACAGCATCCGCTGGCCCAGCCTCATCGCTCCCTACCAGCTCTGCTTCATCCCCCCCAAGcggggcagcagggaggagcagggggcagtgctgctggagcaggtgtACGATGAGCTGGCTGAagcactgccccacctggctggCGACTCGGTGCTGGACGACCGGACCCAGCTGACCATCGGCAAAAGGCTGAAGGATGCCAAAAGGCTGGGCTATCCCTACGTGGTTGTAGCTGGGAAGAGGGTCTGCGAGGACCCCCCGGTCTTTGAGGTTTGGAATCAGAACGCCAGCGAGGTTTTGTTCCTCACCAAAGAAGGGATCATAGAGCTGCTGAGTAAAGTGCAAGTCCCTTAA
- the TTC4 gene encoding tetratricopeptide repeat protein 4 — translation MAEPGLQDGVPGAPAPPRYRGALHPDTWEQELEAIPMFMKRCPERIDAARQPELACLQSLLFDEERSPAELAGMYRNEGNEYFREKDYGRAVAAYSEGLRRRSGDAALDAVLLTNRAAAHFHLGNYRSALNDAIQAKKLKPTHLKAIIRGALCHMELKNFLEAIAWCEEGLQIDSKEKKLVEIRAKADKLKRIQERDARKAKVMESREQCQKEILLAAIKKRNIKLVLEPSDEEEEVSDGLAEMSLDGFHSDSATGAKVHLDADGNLNWPVLFLYPEHEQTDFTVAFHEHSRFIDHLMVMFAELPPWDLERKYLPNNLELYFEDEEREEMYEVNPEHTLLQVLQHERYFVKAGTPTVLVFAKLSPFSKKYFSGKKVHRL, via the exons ATGGCGGAGCCCGGGCTGCAGGACGGCGTGCCCGGAGCCCCGGCGCCGCCGCGGTACCGGGGAGCGCTGCACCCCGACACGTGGGAGCAG GAGCTGGAGGCCATCCCCATGTTCATGAAGCGCTGCCCGGAGCGCATCGACGCGGCGCGGCAGCCCGAGCTGGCCTGCCTGCAGTCGCTGCTGTTCGACGAGGAGCGCAGCCCCGCGGAGCTGGCCGGCATGTACAGGAACGAGGGGAACGAGTACTTCAGGGAGAAGGACTACGGGAGAGCCGTGGCCGCCTACTCGGAGGGGCtgcggcggcggagcggggacGCGGCGCTGGACGCGGTGCTGCTCACCAACCGAGCGGCTGCACATTTCCACCTGG GTAACTACCGTTCTGCTCTGAATGACGCCATCCAAGCCAAAAAGCTGAAGCCCACCCACCTCAAAGCCATCATAAGAG GAGCTCTCTGCCACATGGAGCTAAAGAATTTCTTGGAAGCAATAGCATGGTGTGAGGAAGGCTTGCAAATAGactcaaaagagaaaaagcttgTGGAAATAAGAGCTAAAGCTGACAAATTAAAG CGAATTCAGGAGCGGGATGCCAGGAAAGCAAAGGTGatggagagcagagagcagtgtCAGAAGGAAATTTTGCTTGCAGCAATAAAG aaaagaaatatcAAGCTGGTTCTTGAGCCTTCAGATGAAGAAGAGGAGGTGTCAGATGGCCTGGCTGAGATGTCCTTAGATGGGTTCCACTCTGACAGTGCCACAGGGGCAAAGGTGCACTTAGATGCTGATGGCAACCTGAACTGGCCTGTCCTGTTCCTGTACCCTGAGCATGAGCAGACAGATTTCACTGTGGCTTTTCATGAGCACTCCAG GTTTATTGATCATTTAATGGTGATGTTTGCTGAGTTACCTCCTTGggatttagaaagaaaataccttCCCAACAATCTCGAG ctctatTTTGAAgatgaagagagagaagaaatgtATGAGGTGAACCCAGAGCACACATTACTACAAGTGCTGCAGCACGAAAG GTATTTTGTAAAGGCTGGGACCCCGACAGTTTTGGTATTTGCCAAGCTTTCTCCTTTCTCTAAGAAATACTTCTCTGGCAAGAAAGTGCATCGGCTGTAA
- the TMEM205 gene encoding transmembrane protein 205, which yields MEGPVPIQDTMASDTEPSNTIKLLHLLFLSTSWGMQVWVTFVAGFVMSRHLPRHTFSSIQRQLFPYYFHISSTCAFLNLTLFAMSHPSERLGEEHTAQIIIFLTCIAASVLNAAWFGPVTSEAAAELQRVESSHGLGQEPGQAASEPRRRLRASDPGYRQLARRFGLHHGLCSLCNLLCIACNGLSLQRLAAQITAL from the exons ATGGAGGGACCTGTGCCCATCCAGGACACCATGGCAAGCGACACAGAGCCCTCCAACACCATCAAACTGCTGCACCTGCTGTTCCTCTCCACCTCCTGGGGAATGCAGGTCTGGGTGACCTTCGTGGCCG GGTTTGTGATGAGCAGGCACCTCCCTCGCCATACCTTCAGCTCCATCCAGCGCCAGCTCTTCCCCTACTACTTCCACATCAGCTCCACTTGTGCCTTCCTCAACCTGACCCTGTTTGCCATGTCCCACCCCAGCGAGCGGCTCGGCGAGGAGCACACGGCCCAG ATCATCATCTTCCTCACCTGCATCGCCGCCTCCGTGCTGAACGCGGCGTGGTTCGGGCCGGTCACCTCCGAGGCGGCGGCCGAGCTGCAGCGGGTGGAGAGCAGCCACGGGCTGGGCCAGGAGCCGGGGCAGGCGGCCAGCGAGCCCCGCCGGCGGCTCCGGGCCTCCGACCCCGGCTACCGACAGCTGGCCCGGCGCTTCGGCCTGCACCACGGCCTGTGCTCCCTCTGCAACCTGCTGTGCATCGCCTGCAACGGGCTGAGCCTGCAGCGCCTGGCTGCCCAGATCACTGCCCTGTga